In Mycoplasmopsis californica, one genomic interval encodes:
- a CDS encoding cell division protein FtsZ — MSQTENLIKIKVIGVGGAGNNIVSSLVSKELENIDLIVANTDFQVLNNCPVEKKIYLGDSTKGLGTGGDPEIGAQCAKESIDEIEKSIEGADIVVVVAGLGKGTGTGSGPVIAQTAKQKGILTLAMVATPFEQFEGSRVSAIANQGLRQLKDSVNAYMVLSNEKLVQQNIDFPFSQAFKMIDEIVAKCLSTITQIINQPTKINVDFNDFKAILQNGGKIVIGSGKAQGDNKIQSVFANATESANIIDKPQSFSHVIFHCLLDQHSAYSEIIALKNSLIEHFNMDSTIDTRLAIGNYESPDSKDDSLQFSFIATEQEIVQQMNKTEPDDTQTQSESDIDELTRNVAFNNSWTSSDLQTGEKNQNRDKIPNF, encoded by the coding sequence ATGTCGCAAACTGAAAACTTAATTAAAATTAAAGTAATCGGTGTAGGCGGCGCTGGCAACAATATTGTTTCATCCTTAGTTTCAAAAGAATTAGAAAACATTGATTTAATAGTTGCTAACACAGACTTTCAAGTACTAAACAATTGCCCAGTAGAGAAAAAAATTTACTTAGGTGACTCAACAAAAGGACTAGGTACAGGGGGTGACCCAGAAATCGGGGCTCAGTGTGCTAAAGAAAGCATTGACGAAATAGAAAAATCTATTGAGGGTGCTGACATCGTCGTTGTCGTTGCAGGCCTAGGTAAAGGGACAGGGACAGGCTCTGGACCGGTTATTGCTCAAACAGCCAAACAAAAAGGTATTTTAACACTTGCAATGGTCGCAACTCCATTCGAGCAGTTCGAAGGTTCACGTGTAAGTGCAATCGCAAATCAGGGATTAAGACAATTAAAAGACAGTGTCAATGCCTACATGGTGTTGAGCAATGAAAAACTAGTTCAACAAAATATAGATTTTCCTTTTTCACAAGCATTTAAAATGATTGACGAAATAGTTGCCAAGTGTTTAAGTACAATAACACAAATTATTAATCAACCAACAAAAATCAATGTCGACTTCAATGATTTTAAAGCTATCTTGCAAAATGGCGGTAAAATCGTGATTGGCTCAGGCAAAGCTCAAGGTGATAACAAAATTCAGTCCGTATTTGCAAACGCAACTGAATCAGCGAACATAATTGATAAACCTCAAAGTTTTTCACACGTTATATTCCACTGCTTACTTGACCAACATTCAGCATATTCTGAAATAATTGCCCTTAAGAATTCTTTAATTGAACATTTTAATATGGATAGTACAATCGACACTAGATTAGCCATTGGTAATTACGAAAGTCCAGATTCAAAAGATGATAGCCTACAATTTAGCTTTATTGCCACTGAACAAGAAATAGTACAACAAATGAATAAAACCGAACCAGATGATACTCAAACTCAATCAGAAAGCGATATTGATGAGTTAACTCGAAACGTTGCATTCAATAATTCTTGAACAAGCTCAGATCTCCAAACTGGTGAAAAAAACCAAAACAGAGACAAAATTCCTAATTTCTAA
- a CDS encoding 16S rRNA (uracil(1498)-N(3))-methyltransferase has product MHRFFCDQKDGDTFVLDSNLLHHIKVARLENENFLINYKNQFYECFFEKNTEKAHIIAQWNIDNEFNGNVVLAAPIIKPDRFEWMLEKSVELGVKTIIPTISQYCNHKLIESNFNPKKYMRYQTKIKNAAEQSFRNILPQITQPDKLLNTISHYAKLNYTIYVAHETLNSEYQITSLTTNSLIVAGPEGGFNDKEIQAIKDLNYSKIIFISLGKRILRAETAAIAMLAKIQE; this is encoded by the coding sequence ATGCATAGATTTTTTTGCGACCAAAAAGATGGAGATACCTTTGTCCTTGATTCCAATTTACTGCACCACATTAAAGTTGCTCGACTTGAAAACGAGAATTTTTTAATTAATTATAAAAATCAATTTTATGAGTGTTTTTTTGAAAAAAACACTGAAAAAGCACACATAATTGCACAATGAAATATTGACAATGAATTTAATGGTAATGTAGTTTTAGCAGCTCCCATTATTAAACCAGACCGTTTTGAATGAATGTTAGAAAAATCAGTGGAATTAGGTGTAAAAACAATTATCCCAACCATATCTCAATATTGTAATCATAAATTAATTGAAAGCAATTTCAATCCCAAAAAATATATGCGTTATCAAACTAAAATAAAAAACGCTGCCGAGCAGAGTTTTCGCAATATTTTGCCCCAAATTACTCAACCAGATAAACTTTTAAACACAATCTCACACTACGCCAAACTTAACTATACAATCTATGTTGCTCACGAAACACTGAATTCTGAATATCAAATCACTTCATTGACGACTAATTCATTGATTGTAGCTGGCCCTGAGGGTGGGTTTAATGACAAAGAAATTCAAGCGATTAAAGACCTGAATTATTCTAAAATTATATTTATTTCATTAGGAAAGAGAATTTTACGAGCTGAAACAGCAGCCATTGCAATGCTTGCTAAAATTCAAGAATAG
- the mutM gene encoding DNA-formamidopyrimidine glycosylase — protein MPEMPEVTTVVRSLQPKIVGSKILKVLIYKEKLIKDINAEDFKLSIENRQIKNIFNVGKHIIIALEGDIFILNHLRMSGKYSFYQKWHEPTLHDHVVFELSNGFLYFNDARAFATFHLKSADKLYSTSPLNKLGKVPFETDIDWLYKKIAKKSSPIKNILLDQSLVLGIGNIYANESLFECSLHPNTPANFLTKNQLNNLIQTAGKIMDIATQMGGSSIQSYSSLNGQKGSYQNLLKVHGKNGQKCLKCSDSIQKIWVGGRGSYFCPSCQQETK, from the coding sequence ATGCCAGAAATGCCAGAAGTTACAACGGTTGTTCGTTCATTACAACCCAAAATTGTAGGTTCAAAAATTCTAAAAGTATTAATTTACAAAGAAAAACTAATAAAAGATATTAATGCTGAGGATTTTAAACTATCAATTGAAAATCGCCAAATTAAAAATATTTTCAATGTTGGTAAGCATATAATTATTGCACTTGAGGGCGATATCTTCATTTTAAATCATTTAAGAATGAGTGGGAAATATAGTTTTTACCAAAAATGACATGAACCAACCCTGCATGACCACGTTGTATTTGAATTATCAAATGGTTTTTTATATTTTAATGATGCACGCGCTTTTGCTACATTCCATCTTAAAAGCGCAGATAAACTATATTCAACCTCACCTTTGAATAAACTTGGTAAAGTACCATTTGAAACTGATATTGACTGATTGTACAAAAAGATAGCGAAAAAATCTTCGCCAATCAAAAACATATTACTTGATCAATCATTAGTTTTAGGTATAGGTAATATCTACGCTAATGAATCGCTTTTTGAGTGTTCGTTACACCCTAACACACCTGCTAATTTTTTAACAAAAAATCAGCTTAACAATTTAATCCAAACTGCCGGTAAAATTATGGATATTGCCACCCAAATGGGCGGGAGTAGTATTCAATCTTATTCATCATTAAACGGGCAAAAAGGGAGCTATCAAAACTTATTAAAAGTTCATGGTAAAAACGGACAAAAATGCCTAAAATGCTCAGATTCAATCCAAAAAATATGAGTAGGTGGGCGTGGAAGTTACTTTTGCCCTAGTTGTCAGCAGGAGACAAAATAA
- a CDS encoding Smr/MutS family protein, whose translation MYDEYIIDLHGCNVEQAISKIILGLANAENNSYDCALIITGKGTGAMKTVVEEYLHSEGLEFELIREGNYLIPIYYQEPFDY comes from the coding sequence ATGTACGATGAATATATAATAGATCTCCACGGGTGCAATGTTGAACAGGCAATATCAAAAATAATTTTAGGTTTAGCAAACGCTGAAAATAACAGCTATGATTGCGCCTTAATTATTACAGGCAAAGGAACAGGGGCGATGAAAACTGTGGTTGAAGAATATTTACATTCTGAAGGATTGGAATTTGAACTAATAAGAGAGGGTAATTATTTAATCCCTATTTATTATCAAGAGCCTTTTGATTATTAA
- a CDS encoding variable surface lipoprotein: MKNKFWISLGGVLSTTVAVPLIAASCGKTESQSRVKLVGTSTELANQTVPNKNNDNRATYKDLLFDESEVKLEFTNTKINDDILTSKKDNGLQVFFNSYSNVVALYGTKKTPEQKPWEAPKIATISGLDSYLLTNDKEPIYIKKDKKKPDKHYLNNSGYLNVTKNDAGKYVVKFRLFKKEAKGAVSISTQIYEMVLN; encoded by the coding sequence ATGAAAAATAAATTTTGAATTTCGCTAGGAGGCGTATTAAGTACTACTGTTGCAGTTCCATTGATTGCTGCATCTTGTGGGAAAACTGAATCTCAATCACGTGTTAAATTAGTTGGAACAAGCACTGAATTAGCTAATCAAACTGTACCAAATAAGAATAACGACAATAGAGCAACTTATAAAGATCTTCTTTTTGATGAAAGTGAAGTTAAATTAGAATTTACAAATACAAAAATCAATGACGATATTTTAACAAGTAAAAAAGACAATGGGCTACAAGTATTCTTTAATTCATACAGTAATGTTGTTGCATTGTATGGTACAAAAAAAACCCCCGAACAAAAACCATGAGAGGCACCGAAAATTGCAACTATTTCTGGACTTGATTCTTACTTATTAACTAATGATAAGGAACCGATTTATATTAAAAAAGATAAGAAAAAACCCGATAAACACTACCTAAATAATAGCGGCTATTTAAACGTTACCAAAAATGATGCCGGTAAATATGTTGTTAAGTTTAGATTGTTTAAAAAAGAAGCTAAGGGTGCTGTATCTATTTCAACACAAATTTATGAAATGGTGCTAAACTAA
- a CDS encoding variable surface lipoprotein: MKKLIKLSGLYSFAGILPFTIVACNNTNEQKPKDQTTTSSTLKETEQFKPVFALVENTEKNSAEGYEYKAKNQVVAVATKFGISAESLSFESKNTMTALVTKKATVFSTTKDGVIQLVQVKNNKTPADGPIIGIVKGLPQGITLTKDSNPVYNDRNNQNKESGFLKVKKKDGKFEIKFRLFKKDADGKIQVSTELYTLTLD, translated from the coding sequence ATGAAAAAATTAATTAAATTAAGCGGTCTATATTCTTTTGCAGGTATCTTACCATTCACTATTGTTGCTTGCAACAACACAAATGAACAAAAACCAAAAGATCAAACTACTACAAGTTCAACTCTAAAAGAGACTGAGCAATTTAAGCCAGTATTTGCATTAGTTGAAAACACTGAAAAGAATAGTGCAGAAGGTTACGAATATAAAGCGAAAAATCAAGTTGTTGCTGTGGCAACTAAATTTGGTATTTCAGCCGAATCTCTATCATTCGAATCCAAAAACACAATGACTGCACTTGTAACCAAAAAGGCGACTGTATTTTCAACGACAAAAGACGGAGTTATTCAATTAGTTCAAGTAAAAAATAACAAAACACCTGCAGATGGCCCAATTATCGGAATAGTTAAAGGCCTTCCACAAGGAATTACCTTAACTAAGGATTCAAATCCCGTCTATAATGATAGAAATAATCAAAATAAAGAAAGTGGCTTCTTAAAAGTTAAGAAAAAAGATGGTAAATTTGAAATTAAATTTAGATTGTTTAAAAAAGATGCTGATGGCAAAATTCAAGTTTCTACCGAACTATACACTTTAACTCTAGATTAA
- a CDS encoding ORF6N domain-containing protein, with protein MTKDKNLIIVDNIEIQNIIYTIRGKWVMLDSGLAELYRELKQSI; from the coding sequence ATGACAAAAGATAAAAATCTCATCATTGTCGATAATATAGAAATACAGAATATTATTTATACCATTAGAGGGAAATGGGTAATGCTGGACAGTGGCCTTGCAGAGTTATATCGCGAGTTGAAACAAAGTATTTAA
- a CDS encoding ORF6N domain-containing protein → MGNAGQWPCRVISRVETKYLNKQRNRNASRFPEDFCFQLTKEEYEFLRCQNGTSSSNNNYVVEDICPMSLQNKELPCFLLFLKMI, encoded by the coding sequence ATGGGTAATGCTGGACAGTGGCCTTGCAGAGTTATATCGCGAGTTGAAACAAAGTATTTAAATAAGCAAAGAAATAGAAATGCATCAAGATTTCCAGAGGATTTTTGTTTTCAATTAACGAAAGAAGAATATGAATTTTTGAGGTGCCAAAATGGAACCTCAAGTTCAAATAATAATTATGTGGTAGAAGATATATGCCCTATGTCTTTACAGAACAAGGAATTGCCATGCTTTCTGCTGTTCTTAAAAATGATATAG
- a CDS encoding ORF6N domain-containing protein — protein sequence MPYVFTEQGIAMLSAVLKNDIAVDVSIKIMNSFVEMRKFLLSNQELFARLDRLELKQLETDKKLDEVFHYIASNTEVKQNIFFNGQICDAFSFIVGLIQKAKKEIILINNYGDANTLNILSKKNKDADIDIMTASKENLSTKDIAKFNAQNPNLLLKTTSDFHDRFIIIDKVEVYHIGASIKDAGKKSFGITKIEDTDLIIAF from the coding sequence ATGCCCTATGTCTTTACAGAACAAGGAATTGCCATGCTTTCTGCTGTTCTTAAAAATGATATAGCTGTGGATGTAAGCATTAAAATTATGAATAGTTTTGTAGAAATGCGAAAATTTTTACTATCTAATCAAGAATTGTTTGCAAGACTAGATCGATTAGAATTAAAGCAATTAGAAACAGATAAAAAATTAGATGAAGTATTTCACTATATTGCATCAAATACTGAAGTAAAACAAAATATCTTTTTTAATGGTCAAATCTGTGATGCATTCAGCTTTATTGTAGGTCTTATCCAAAAAGCTAAGAAAGAAATAATACTAATTAATAACTATGGTGATGCCAACACTTTAAACATTCTTTCCAAGAAGAATAAAGATGCAGACATTGACATTATGACGGCAAGCAAAGAGAATTTATCAACAAAAGATATTGCGAAATTTAATGCGCAAAATCCAAATTTATTGCTTAAAACCACTTCAGATTTTCACGATAGATTTATAATCATAGATAAAGTAGAAGTTTATCATATAGGAGCTTCTATAAAAGATGCAGGTAAAAAGAGTTTTGGTATTACGAAAATAGAAGATACCGACTTGATAATAGCCTTTTAA
- a CDS encoding site-specific DNA-methyltransferase, with amino-acid sequence MKLLTKTHKSRIDVIYIDPPYNTGNKDFIYDDSFIDKTDGYSHSKWLSFMQKRLVIARELLSDEGVIFISIDEHEFAQLKLLCDDVFGELNFVENFIWIKNSTKNLSKTTSTNHEYIITYAKNIELIKNLQLFRKRKEGYDEVLELISNSKKENLTIEETQKKLRQLFKDNPEFKGISMYNNIDINWNVFRISDSSAPKSTGKGAIYNVLHPITGKVCKLPKCGWRYTEETMKEHIKNGLIYFGKDETTVPQFKRLLTTVETEVKKSVIIEFSEGKKELQKIFGEAPFDNAKPIALIKDLFLVSQKNSIILDFFAGSGTTGHAVMQLNKEDGGNRKYILCTNNENNICQKVTYQRLKNIQTDLPHNLKYFKTDFISKYESEEDEKTISEKMLDHIKELIELEHHIEIDNKKYIILYNEEKLDTVLRDIQEDGKIFIPSGIFLSRTQQSIIKEKNISVIDIPEYYFRNELREVGELW; translated from the coding sequence TTGAAACTTCTTACAAAAACACACAAAAGTAGAATTGATGTAATTTATATCGATCCCCCTTACAACACCGGTAATAAAGACTTTATTTATGACGACTCATTTATAGACAAAACAGATGGCTATTCACACAGTAAATGGCTAAGTTTTATGCAAAAAAGACTTGTAATTGCAAGGGAACTTTTAAGTGATGAGGGCGTTATATTTATAAGTATTGATGAACATGAATTTGCTCAACTTAAATTGCTCTGTGACGATGTGTTTGGTGAATTAAATTTTGTAGAAAATTTTATATGGATAAAAAATTCTACTAAAAATTTATCTAAAACTACATCTACAAATCATGAATATATTATTACCTATGCTAAAAATATAGAATTAATAAAAAATTTGCAACTTTTTAGAAAAAGAAAAGAAGGTTATGATGAAGTATTAGAACTAATCTCTAATTCAAAAAAAGAAAATTTAACAATAGAAGAAACTCAAAAAAAACTAAGACAACTTTTTAAAGATAACCCTGAATTTAAAGGTATTTCAATGTACAATAATATTGATATTAATTGGAATGTTTTTAGAATTTCAGATTCTTCTGCTCCAAAATCTACTGGTAAAGGTGCAATATATAATGTGTTACATCCTATAACTGGAAAAGTTTGTAAACTACCCAAGTGTGGATGGAGATATACCGAAGAAACAATGAAAGAACATATAAAAAATGGTCTAATATATTTTGGTAAAGATGAAACAACAGTTCCACAATTTAAAAGATTGCTTACAACTGTGGAAACAGAAGTTAAAAAATCAGTAATAATAGAATTTTCAGAAGGTAAAAAAGAATTACAAAAAATTTTTGGAGAAGCACCATTTGATAATGCAAAACCTATTGCTTTAATAAAAGATTTATTTTTAGTATCACAAAAAAATTCTATTATTCTTGATTTTTTTGCAGGTTCTGGTACCACCGGCCACGCAGTAATGCAACTAAATAAAGAAGACGGCGGAAATAGAAAATACATCCTTTGCACCAACAATGAAAACAACATTTGTCAGAAAGTTACCTACCAACGTCTTAAAAATATTCAAACCGATCTACCCCACAATCTCAAATATTTTAAGACTGACTTTATTTCTAAATATGAATCTGAAGAAGATGAAAAAACCATTTCTGAAAAAATGCTAGATCACATCAAAGAACTAATCGAACTAGAACATCATATTGAAATAGACAACAAAAAGTATATTATCTTATACAACGAGGAAAAATTAGACACTGTTCTTAGAGATATTCAGGAAGATGGAAAAATATTTATTCCCTCTGGAATATTTCTATCAAGAACACAGCAAAGTATAATCAAAGAAAAAAATATAAGTGTAATCGACATCCCAGAATATTATTTCCGAAATGAATTAAGAGAGGTGGGGGAATTATGATAG
- a CDS encoding DEAD/DEAH box helicase codes for MIDLKLKNFQENAVDFLFNKTTDSKAKPKIILQSPTGSGKTIILVAYIEKYLDYNRDDIICWFCPGKGELEEQSMQKMKRFAPDLKSGSLNDVISSGFISGTTYFINWETITKKDNVAIQDSERKNLFERIAEAHRAGKNFIVIIDEEHQNNTSKADDIIASINAKYEIRVSATPVKRAVGEFHEISEIDVINQGLITRFMYINKDLDSVKVDNPKNEAELLLEKADQVRKEIAQAYVDVREDIRPLVLIQFPNLNDELIEFVENKLNSMGYTYENKLLASWFSAENKDDKDRKSKKLGKINIGTSVEDSITNKNATPVFLLFKQALATGWDCPRAKILVKLRENMNDTFEIQTLGRLRRMPNAKHYGKDILDCSYLYTFDEKYKLDVIKAGGAFETQRVFLKEEAKSIKLKKEFRNFDAEYVDEQEIRYQIFQFFKDKYSLGTVPKENKIRLENNRFIFGTTLKRSYLTGKYSTLSDVSDENTQHGTMEVKISTHAHGIDLQHCVGIIKKLIGLSYDKTNQILKTLFREKFGNDKYKLLNLNLKEFYGFIINNIQRLKEDFSSFLEQTIKDNLNDKIKKLPEKIEEFSIPLEEYYRYVPYENNIQNIETNVYKEYNSSMITDDFRSTSERLFEKFCDNNKNVKYLYKNGNSGQQYLSIVYDTVLKQRLFYPDYVVQLNDGSIWIIETKGGEFQGESKNIDPQAENKFIALKKFSQKNGYKFGFVRDKNNELFINNTDYVQDMNNDKWIPIKKIFDIVPSDK; via the coding sequence ATGATAGATTTAAAACTTAAAAATTTTCAAGAAAATGCAGTAGATTTTTTATTCAATAAAACAACAGATAGCAAAGCAAAACCTAAAATCATATTGCAAAGCCCAACAGGAAGCGGCAAAACAATTATTTTGGTAGCCTATATTGAAAAATATTTAGATTATAATCGGGATGATATTATTTGTTGATTTTGTCCTGGTAAAGGCGAACTTGAAGAACAATCAATGCAAAAAATGAAACGTTTTGCTCCTGACTTAAAAAGCGGATCTTTAAACGATGTTATATCTAGTGGATTCATAAGTGGGACAACCTACTTCATTAACTGAGAAACTATCACTAAAAAAGATAATGTCGCCATACAAGATAGCGAAAGAAAAAACCTTTTTGAAAGGATCGCCGAGGCTCATAGAGCGGGTAAAAACTTTATTGTAATCATAGACGAGGAACACCAAAACAACACATCAAAAGCAGATGATATTATTGCAAGTATTAATGCAAAATATGAAATTAGAGTGTCCGCCACACCTGTTAAGCGTGCTGTTGGCGAGTTTCATGAAATATCGGAAATTGATGTAATCAATCAAGGATTAATTACTCGTTTCATGTATATTAACAAAGATTTAGATTCTGTAAAAGTTGATAATCCTAAAAATGAAGCTGAATTACTTTTAGAAAAAGCTGACCAAGTTAGAAAGGAAATTGCACAGGCTTATGTTGATGTGAGAGAAGATATAAGGCCGCTTGTGTTAATTCAATTTCCAAACTTAAATGATGAACTTATTGAATTTGTTGAAAATAAACTTAATAGTATGGGATATACCTATGAAAATAAGCTTCTCGCTTCTTGGTTTAGTGCTGAAAATAAAGATGATAAAGATAGAAAATCTAAAAAACTCGGCAAAATAAATATTGGCACAAGCGTTGAAGATAGTATAACAAATAAAAACGCAACTCCTGTATTTTTACTATTTAAGCAAGCGCTCGCAACGGGTTGAGACTGCCCACGAGCTAAAATACTTGTAAAACTTCGCGAAAATATGAACGATACCTTTGAAATTCAAACGCTAGGCAGACTTAGAAGAATGCCAAATGCAAAACATTATGGAAAAGATATTTTAGATTGCTCTTACCTTTATACATTTGATGAAAAATATAAATTGGATGTAATAAAAGCTGGTGGCGCATTTGAAACTCAGAGAGTTTTTCTTAAAGAAGAAGCAAAATCTATCAAACTAAAAAAAGAATTTAGAAATTTTGACGCTGAGTATGTTGATGAGCAAGAAATTAGATATCAAATTTTTCAGTTTTTTAAAGATAAATATTCGCTAGGTACTGTACCAAAAGAAAATAAAATTCGACTAGAAAATAACAGGTTTATATTTGGCACAACTTTAAAAAGAAGTTACTTAACTGGTAAATATTCTACTTTAAGCGATGTAAGCGATGAAAATACGCAACATGGAACCATGGAGGTTAAAATAAGTACTCACGCTCACGGAATTGACCTTCAACACTGTGTTGGCATAATAAAAAAACTTATTGGGCTTAGTTACGATAAAACTAATCAAATATTAAAAACATTATTTCGGGAAAAATTTGGCAATGATAAATATAAGTTACTAAACTTAAATTTAAAAGAGTTTTACGGATTTATTATAAATAATATTCAAAGACTAAAAGAAGATTTCTCTTCGTTTTTAGAACAAACTATAAAAGATAATTTGAATGATAAAATAAAAAAACTTCCGGAAAAAATAGAAGAATTTTCAATACCACTCGAAGAATATTACCGATATGTACCATATGAAAATAATATCCAAAACATAGAAACTAATGTGTATAAAGAATATAACTCCTCTATGATAACTGATGATTTTCGTTCTACGTCAGAAAGACTTTTTGAAAAGTTTTGTGATAATAATAAAAATGTTAAATACTTATATAAAAATGGAAATAGTGGCCAACAATATTTATCAATAGTTTATGATACGGTTCTTAAACAACGACTATTTTACCCTGACTATGTTGTACAACTGAATGATGGTTCGATTTGGATAATAGAAACAAAGGGTGGCGAATTTCAGGGAGAAAGTAAAAATATTGATCCTCAGGCCGAAAATAAATTTATAGCCTTAAAAAAATTTTCTCAAAAGAATGGCTATAAATTTGGTTTTGTCAGAGATAAAAATAATGAATTATTCATCAATAATACAGATTATGTCCAAGATATGAATAATGATAAATGAATACCTATCAAAAAAATATTTGATATTGTGCCGAGCGATAAATAA